In Nitrospira sp. MA-1, the following proteins share a genomic window:
- a CDS encoding pyridoxamine 5'-phosphate oxidase family protein encodes MQKEPEESTACVSSEGERRAQNMMGTGRRATAFYRNQMESELNDNMQSFIARQEMVFLSTANAKGECDCSFRAGTVGFVRVLNPRMLAYPEYRGNGVMASVGNILENPQIGLMFIDFLQTTVGLHVNGKAKVLTNDDIMRLPNVTAAILEDVTVAGGRHPECWTLVEVEEAFIHCSKHIPLLKKLDKPLHWGTDDESLKGSGFFKEIR; translated from the coding sequence ATGCAAAAAGAGCCGGAAGAATCGACAGCGTGCGTGAGTTCAGAAGGAGAGCGTCGAGCCCAAAATATGATGGGGACAGGCCGGCGGGCCACGGCTTTTTATCGGAACCAGATGGAAAGCGAATTAAACGACAATATGCAGTCGTTTATTGCCAGACAGGAGATGGTTTTTCTTTCGACCGCCAATGCCAAGGGCGAATGTGATTGTTCGTTTAGGGCGGGGACCGTCGGATTCGTTCGAGTGCTCAATCCCAGGATGTTGGCCTATCCCGAGTATCGCGGAAACGGGGTCATGGCGAGTGTCGGCAATATACTTGAGAACCCACAAATCGGCCTGATGTTCATCGATTTTTTGCAAACCACGGTCGGTCTGCATGTCAATGGAAAGGCAAAAGTCCTCACCAACGATGATATTATGCGTCTTCCCAACGTCACGGCGGCGATTCTCGAGGACGTGACCGTGGCCGGAGGACGTCATCCCGAATGCTGGACGTTGGTCGAGGTGGAGGAAGCCTTTATCCACTGCTCCAAGCATATCCCACTGCTCAAAAAATTAGACAAACCTCTTCATTGGGGTACCGACGATGAATCCCTCAAAGGCAGCGGGTTTTTCAAAGAGATCCGCTGA
- a CDS encoding plastocyanin/azurin family copper-binding protein, translating into MKSPVREWIIGCVIILFCPLPVLATVGWETGDIVLDFGLNLESGERTVLVDKVEVGEPFFVELTWKLNAKNCLLHIQRSTDGEGVPTTILVVDDGLFNGVVSHAVFPKVDEVVVTAREGQRCEIQPSQDEFLVIARAPRAPLASEKEWANVPIGGVVVLFRATTFYLPHDVTIMPGQKVLWIYADGAQEPHSVTSGGCRVNDCSGGGKQFDSRLNLNKPGQRFEHVFKHPGTFPYHCELHLGSMQGTVIVKSAFPIH; encoded by the coding sequence ATGAAATCACCCGTACGGGAGTGGATCATTGGATGCGTGATCATATTGTTCTGTCCACTTCCGGTGTTGGCCACGGTTGGCTGGGAAACGGGGGACATCGTTCTGGATTTCGGGCTGAATCTGGAATCCGGGGAACGTACGGTCTTGGTAGATAAAGTTGAAGTCGGAGAACCCTTTTTTGTTGAATTGACCTGGAAACTGAATGCGAAAAATTGCCTTTTGCATATACAAAGATCTACGGATGGTGAAGGTGTACCCACCACCATATTGGTGGTGGATGATGGTCTATTTAATGGAGTTGTTTCCCATGCGGTCTTTCCTAAAGTAGACGAAGTGGTGGTCACGGCTCGGGAAGGGCAGAGGTGTGAAATTCAGCCGTCTCAAGATGAATTTCTCGTGATTGCCAGGGCTCCACGTGCTCCCCTGGCTTCCGAAAAAGAGTGGGCTAATGTCCCGATTGGAGGGGTGGTGGTCCTGTTCCGGGCTACAACATTTTATTTACCTCATGACGTCACGATTATGCCGGGCCAAAAGGTCTTGTGGATTTATGCCGATGGCGCCCAAGAACCCCACAGTGTCACAAGTGGTGGCTGTCGGGTGAACGATTGCTCTGGTGGTGGAAAACAGTTCGATAGTAGATTGAATCTCAATAAACCCGGACAGCGGTTCGAGCATGTGTTTAAGCATCCCGGTACATTTCCCTACCATTGCGAGCTTCATTTAGGATCTATGCAGGGCACCGTGATCGTCAAATCAGCTTTTCCCATCCATTAA